One window of the Streptomyces sp. NBC_00259 genome contains the following:
- a CDS encoding alpha/beta fold hydrolase, which produces MRRRVRASDGRHLMVERLGDPRGRPVFLLHGTPGSRLGPAPRGMVLYQRGMQLIAYDRPGYGGSDRLEGRSVADVVQDVRAIADALELDRFAVVGRSGGAPHALACAALMPDRVTRAAALVTLAPRDADGLDWFEGMAASNVLEYTTATVDPDRLTARFILRSAEIRRDPFRLLNDLRRELTDSDRMVVADAGVRTMLLRNYQEALRTSAYGWIDDALAFCSPWGFDPAEITAPVLLWHGEKDVFSPVGHSRWLAQRIPGATAVLEPAAAHFDALHALPRVLTWLLDPSLEDPS; this is translated from the coding sequence GTGCGACGTCGGGTGCGCGCGTCGGACGGGCGGCATCTGATGGTGGAGCGCCTGGGGGACCCGCGGGGCAGGCCCGTCTTCCTGCTGCACGGCACCCCCGGCAGCAGGCTGGGCCCGGCCCCGCGCGGCATGGTGCTGTACCAGCGCGGGATGCAGCTGATCGCGTACGACCGGCCCGGCTACGGCGGCTCCGACCGGCTGGAGGGGCGCAGCGTGGCCGATGTGGTCCAGGACGTACGGGCGATCGCCGACGCGCTGGAGCTCGACCGGTTCGCCGTGGTGGGCCGCTCGGGGGGCGCGCCGCACGCGCTGGCCTGTGCCGCGCTGATGCCCGACCGGGTGACCAGGGCCGCGGCCCTGGTGACGCTGGCGCCGCGGGACGCGGACGGTCTTGACTGGTTCGAGGGCATGGCCGCGTCCAACGTCCTGGAGTACACGACGGCCACGGTCGACCCGGACCGGCTCACCGCGCGGTTCATCCTGCGTTCGGCGGAGATCCGGCGCGATCCGTTCCGGCTGCTCAACGATCTACGCCGGGAGCTGACGGACTCCGACCGGATGGTCGTCGCGGACGCCGGCGTACGGACGATGCTGCTGCGCAACTACCAGGAGGCGCTGCGGACGTCGGCGTACGGCTGGATCGACGACGCCCTCGCCTTCTGCAGTCCCTGGGGATTCGATCCCGCGGAGATCACCGCGCCCGTGCTGCTGTGGCACGGCGAGAAGGACGTCTTCTCTCCGGTCGGCCACTCGCGGTGGCTCGCGCAGCGCATCCCGGGCGCGACGGCGGTCCTGGAGCCCGCCGCCGCGCACTTCGACGCGCTGCACGCGCTGCCCCGCGTCCTGACCTGGCTCCTCGACCCGTCGCTGGAGGACCCGTCCTAG
- the fxsT gene encoding FxSxx-COOH system tetratricopeptide repeat protein, with protein sequence MTASRDGRIVTFYSYKGGTGRTMAMANTAWILAANGKRVLAVDWDLEAPGLHRFFHPFLDPSTLGATTGVIDLITEYAWAATSPVQRPDDWHRDYARIQPHAVSLTPESLGWEFPEGGTLDFVSAGKQNREYSATVSTFDWDNFYDRLGGGHFFDALRDDMKANYDYVLIDSRTGLSDIADICTVHLPDVLVDCFTLSDQSIDGAAAVARQIDERYGGRGIRILPVPMRIDEGEKEKADAGRALARLKFDRFPTGLAGEDITAYWGAVEIPYRPYYAYEETLATFGDEAGLTNSLLSAFERLTAVVTDQEVTSMPAVGEEARLRIRDAFTRRRPAMPADLFLSYVAENRMWADWIESVLTRAGFRVVPRDVSAEPSPDGSGTLVPETAARTVVLLSSAYLKSARAVEVWERAASEDPGGGRRQLLPLRVGDVRLTTPYIDRNPVDLFRLDEVHATSALLRALDRPIQLTDGVAPGPRFPGTVPKIWNAPARNPGFTGRSVVLERMRDQLGGGMAVVLPQPQTLYGLGGVGKTQVALEYVHRFMADYDLVWWISSEQSDDVVAGLAELGTRLGAQGGEDMAAASQEAVDLLRRGVPTSRWLLVFDNADDPEQLKRFFPTGGHILVTSRNQTWSQYGDALPVDVFLREESVEHLQRRAPGLTLEDADQVAAAVGDLPLAVEQAAAWIAETATPVAAYLEQLGRQAPSVLALNQPAGYPEPVAATWNVSIERLKERSPAAVRLLQLCAFFAPEPISANLLYSKEMIEALKPYDSSLQEKLVLGRVIREIGRFALAKVDQVSNSIQVHRLVQAVIRAQLSEQEQQDARHAVHRILAGARPDDDEPIDNPETWPRFTTIWPHLGPSEARFCKEPETRRLLIDRVRYLWKRGDWQAAGALGDELRESWREMLGNDDLQYLYLRFHLSNIFRSQGRYVEARELDEVTLERQRIVLGPSHPHTYMTTSGLAMDLGTLGQYGKAMELATEAHEGFSQIFHESHPRTLAAANNLALNLRMVGQYARAREIDQDVFDRRTEVLGPEHPYTLSSATSLSRDLREVGRYEDSVGLLSRTYDIYKQTLGRTFPGTLAAAKSLAVSLRRAGLLEDARRLTTATRNRYRAKYTSANPDSLACDLNLAADLFAAGEPVAARDLAQEVVDQYMKVPGEKHPYTLAALNNLGIYQWGCGDPETAEQVLLPTVRRMTDVLGTAHPHTLFCTVNLANARADLGELEAALDTERRAVMKLREVLGSHHPEVLAVSSNMAVTLGALGRKDEAALLRAETVEELGRLLGEDHAMTRIARDERRIHRDLEPLAV encoded by the coding sequence ATGACAGCCAGTCGTGACGGACGCATCGTCACGTTCTACTCGTACAAGGGAGGCACCGGGCGGACCATGGCCATGGCCAACACCGCCTGGATCCTCGCCGCGAACGGAAAGCGGGTCCTCGCCGTCGACTGGGACCTGGAGGCCCCCGGTCTGCACCGCTTCTTCCATCCCTTCCTCGACCCCTCCACCCTCGGCGCCACCACCGGTGTCATCGACCTGATCACCGAGTACGCCTGGGCCGCCACCAGCCCCGTGCAGCGCCCCGACGACTGGCACCGGGACTACGCCCGGATCCAGCCGCACGCCGTCTCCCTCACCCCCGAGAGCCTCGGCTGGGAGTTCCCCGAGGGCGGCACCCTCGACTTCGTCTCCGCCGGCAAGCAGAACCGCGAGTACTCGGCGACCGTCTCCACCTTCGACTGGGACAACTTCTACGACCGCCTCGGCGGCGGGCACTTCTTCGACGCCCTGCGCGACGACATGAAGGCCAACTACGACTACGTCCTCATCGACAGCCGCACCGGCCTCAGCGACATCGCCGACATCTGTACCGTCCATCTGCCCGACGTCCTCGTCGACTGCTTCACCCTCAGCGACCAGTCCATCGACGGCGCCGCGGCCGTCGCACGGCAGATCGACGAACGCTACGGCGGCCGGGGCATCCGCATCCTCCCCGTCCCCATGCGCATCGACGAGGGCGAGAAGGAGAAGGCCGACGCCGGACGGGCCCTCGCCCGGCTGAAGTTCGACCGCTTCCCGACCGGACTCGCCGGCGAGGACATCACCGCCTACTGGGGCGCGGTGGAGATCCCGTACCGCCCCTACTACGCCTACGAGGAGACCCTGGCCACCTTCGGCGACGAGGCGGGACTCACCAACTCCCTGCTCTCCGCCTTCGAACGGCTCACCGCCGTCGTCACCGACCAGGAAGTCACCTCCATGCCGGCCGTCGGCGAGGAGGCCAGGCTGCGCATCAGGGACGCCTTCACCCGCCGCCGCCCCGCCATGCCCGCCGACCTCTTCCTCAGCTACGTCGCCGAGAACCGGATGTGGGCCGACTGGATCGAGTCCGTCCTCACCCGCGCCGGCTTCCGCGTCGTCCCGCGCGACGTCTCCGCGGAACCCTCCCCGGACGGCTCCGGCACGCTCGTCCCCGAGACCGCGGCCCGCACCGTCGTGCTGCTCTCCAGCGCGTACCTCAAGTCCGCCCGCGCCGTGGAGGTGTGGGAACGGGCCGCCTCCGAGGACCCCGGCGGCGGACGGCGCCAGCTGCTGCCGCTGCGCGTCGGCGACGTACGCCTCACCACCCCCTACATCGACCGCAACCCCGTCGACCTCTTCCGCCTCGACGAGGTCCACGCCACCAGCGCCCTGCTGCGCGCCCTCGACCGGCCCATCCAGCTCACCGACGGGGTCGCGCCCGGCCCGCGGTTCCCCGGCACCGTCCCCAAGATCTGGAACGCGCCCGCCCGCAACCCCGGCTTCACCGGCCGCTCCGTCGTCCTGGAGCGGATGCGCGACCAGCTCGGCGGCGGTATGGCCGTCGTCCTGCCGCAGCCCCAGACGCTGTACGGGCTCGGCGGCGTCGGCAAGACCCAGGTGGCACTGGAGTACGTGCACCGCTTCATGGCCGACTACGACCTGGTGTGGTGGATCTCCTCCGAGCAGTCCGACGACGTCGTCGCCGGACTGGCCGAACTCGGCACCCGCCTCGGCGCCCAGGGCGGCGAGGACATGGCCGCCGCCTCCCAGGAGGCCGTCGACCTGCTGCGGCGCGGCGTACCGACCTCGCGCTGGCTGCTGGTCTTCGACAACGCCGACGACCCCGAACAGCTCAAGCGGTTCTTCCCCACCGGCGGGCACATCCTCGTCACGTCCAGGAACCAGACGTGGTCGCAGTACGGCGACGCGCTGCCCGTCGACGTCTTCCTGCGGGAGGAGTCCGTCGAGCACCTCCAGCGCCGGGCGCCCGGACTCACCCTGGAGGACGCCGACCAGGTCGCCGCCGCCGTCGGTGACCTGCCGCTCGCCGTCGAGCAGGCAGCGGCGTGGATCGCCGAGACCGCCACACCCGTCGCCGCCTACCTGGAACAGCTCGGCAGGCAGGCGCCGAGCGTCCTCGCGCTCAACCAGCCCGCCGGCTACCCCGAGCCGGTCGCCGCGACCTGGAACGTCTCCATCGAACGGCTCAAGGAACGCTCACCCGCCGCCGTACGGCTGCTCCAGCTGTGCGCGTTCTTCGCACCGGAACCGATCTCCGCGAACCTGCTCTACAGCAAGGAGATGATCGAGGCGCTCAAGCCCTACGACTCCTCCCTCCAGGAGAAGCTCGTACTCGGCCGGGTCATCCGCGAGATCGGCCGGTTCGCCCTCGCCAAGGTGGACCAGGTCTCCAACTCCATCCAGGTGCACCGGCTGGTGCAGGCCGTCATCCGGGCCCAGCTCAGCGAGCAGGAGCAGCAGGACGCCCGGCACGCCGTCCACCGCATCCTCGCCGGCGCGCGCCCCGACGACGACGAGCCGATCGACAACCCCGAGACCTGGCCGCGGTTCACCACCATCTGGCCCCACCTCGGCCCCTCGGAGGCCCGCTTCTGCAAGGAGCCGGAGACCCGCCGGCTCCTCATCGACCGGGTGCGCTACCTCTGGAAGCGCGGCGACTGGCAGGCGGCCGGGGCGCTCGGCGACGAACTGCGCGAATCCTGGCGGGAGATGCTCGGGAACGACGATCTGCAGTACCTGTACCTGCGCTTCCACCTCTCCAACATCTTCCGCTCCCAGGGCCGTTACGTGGAGGCGCGCGAGCTCGACGAGGTCACCCTGGAACGCCAGCGCATCGTCCTCGGCCCCTCCCATCCGCACACGTACATGACCACCAGCGGTCTCGCCATGGACCTCGGCACCCTCGGCCAGTACGGCAAGGCCATGGAGCTGGCCACCGAGGCCCACGAGGGATTCAGCCAGATCTTCCACGAGTCCCACCCGCGCACCCTGGCCGCCGCCAACAACCTCGCGCTCAACCTGCGCATGGTCGGCCAGTACGCACGCGCCCGCGAGATCGACCAGGACGTCTTCGACCGCCGTACCGAAGTGCTCGGCCCCGAGCACCCGTACACGCTGTCCTCGGCCACCTCGCTCTCCCGCGACCTGCGGGAGGTCGGCCGCTACGAGGACTCGGTCGGCCTGCTCAGCCGCACCTACGACATCTACAAGCAGACCCTCGGCCGGACCTTCCCCGGCACCCTGGCCGCGGCCAAGAGCCTCGCCGTCTCACTGCGGCGGGCCGGCCTGCTCGAGGACGCCCGACGGCTGACGACGGCCACCCGCAACCGCTACCGCGCCAAGTACACCTCGGCCAACCCGGACTCGCTCGCCTGCGATCTGAACCTGGCGGCCGACCTGTTCGCCGCCGGCGAGCCGGTGGCCGCCCGGGACCTGGCCCAGGAGGTCGTGGACCAGTACATGAAGGTGCCGGGCGAGAAGCATCCGTACACCCTCGCCGCGCTCAACAACCTCGGCATCTACCAGTGGGGCTGCGGCGACCCCGAAACCGCGGAACAGGTGCTGCTGCCCACCGTCCGCAGGATGACCGACGTCCTCGGCACCGCCCATCCGCACACGCTGTTCTGCACCGTCAACCTCGCCAACGCCCGCGCGGACCTCGGCGAGCTGGAAGCCGCGCTGGACACCGAGCGGCGGGCCGTCATGAAACTCCGCGAGGTCCTGGGCTCCCACCACCCCGAGGTCCTCGCCGTCTCCTCCAACATGGCGGTGACGCTCGGCGCGCTGGGACGCAAGGACGAGGCGGCGCTGCTGCGCGCCGAGACCGTGGAGGAACTGGGGCGGCTCCTCGGGGAGGACCATGCGATGACCCGGATCGCCAGGGACGAACGCAGGATCCACCGGGACCTGGAGCCGCTGGCGGTGTGA
- the fsxC gene encoding FxsC protein, with protein MFIQDGGRVHASSQQRAADQRPYFFLSYAHTPRYGAGGPDPDMWVERLFRDLCGHVMALTDLPAGAPAGFMDREIRSGEGWSERLAEVLATCRVFVPLFSPRYFASEMCGKEWYAFAQREIYHQAKSNRPAEAIVPALWVPVPPEQLPGPAERLQFNHRAFGDRYVTDGLYGLIKLRIFAEEYERAVYELAKRIVSVADTAAMGPSRPLDYRQAPSAFGTQDPAGAPAPGAVRSSGPRPIQVTVAAPTRHDLPPGRDAEYYGDMPQDWNPYYPDAHRPLAYVARDLVRALNYQATVGSFDHDTSPLDSKQPPTRPELLIIDRWALEDEERRERLAAFDAENRPWVSVVVPWNRDDHQSRAAESELSATLEQTLPTKLSQGRAACRAAARGVPSMEAFGQILPQVVEAAAQQYLRHAQVYPPAGGSHTERPRLRGPMAAEYATTHFIPDMLDQAPDAEDTDDSQS; from the coding sequence GTGTTCATACAGGACGGGGGTCGTGTGCACGCGTCATCGCAGCAGCGAGCGGCGGACCAGCGGCCGTATTTCTTCTTGAGCTACGCGCACACGCCGAGGTACGGAGCCGGAGGCCCCGACCCCGATATGTGGGTCGAGCGGCTGTTCCGCGATCTGTGTGGTCATGTGATGGCCCTGACCGATCTGCCGGCCGGTGCACCGGCCGGTTTCATGGACCGTGAGATACGTTCCGGCGAAGGCTGGTCGGAGCGCCTGGCGGAAGTGCTCGCCACCTGCCGGGTCTTCGTACCGCTCTTCTCACCGCGCTACTTCGCCAGCGAGATGTGCGGCAAGGAGTGGTACGCGTTCGCCCAGCGCGAGATCTACCACCAGGCCAAGAGCAACCGGCCCGCCGAAGCCATAGTGCCCGCCCTGTGGGTACCGGTGCCACCCGAGCAACTCCCGGGCCCCGCCGAGCGGTTGCAGTTCAACCACCGGGCCTTCGGCGACCGCTACGTCACCGACGGGCTCTACGGACTCATCAAACTCCGCATATTCGCCGAGGAGTACGAGCGCGCCGTCTACGAGCTGGCCAAACGCATCGTCAGTGTCGCCGACACCGCCGCGATGGGCCCCAGCAGACCGCTCGACTACCGGCAGGCCCCCAGTGCCTTCGGCACCCAGGACCCGGCCGGCGCCCCGGCCCCGGGCGCGGTGCGCAGCAGCGGCCCCCGCCCCATCCAGGTCACCGTCGCCGCCCCCACCCGACACGACCTGCCACCGGGACGCGACGCCGAGTACTACGGCGACATGCCCCAGGACTGGAACCCGTACTACCCGGACGCCCACCGGCCGCTCGCCTACGTCGCACGCGATCTGGTCCGCGCCCTCAACTACCAGGCCACGGTCGGCTCCTTCGACCACGACACTTCCCCGCTGGACAGCAAACAGCCCCCGACCAGACCGGAGTTGCTCATCATCGACCGCTGGGCACTGGAGGACGAGGAAAGACGCGAACGGCTCGCCGCCTTCGACGCCGAGAACCGCCCCTGGGTGAGCGTCGTCGTCCCCTGGAACCGCGACGACCACCAGAGCCGCGCCGCCGAGAGCGAACTGAGCGCCACACTCGAACAGACCCTGCCGACCAAACTCAGCCAGGGCCGTGCCGCCTGCCGCGCCGCGGCCCGCGGCGTCCCGAGCATGGAGGCCTTCGGCCAGATCCTCCCCCAGGTGGTGGAGGCGGCCGCCCAGCAGTACCTCAGACACGCACAGGTCTATCCGCCCGCCGGCGGCAGCCATACCGAACGTCCCCGGCTGCGCGGCCCCATGGCGGCCGAGTACGCCACCACGCATTTCATCCCCGACATGCTCGACCAGGCGCCCGATGCGGAGGACACGGATGACAGCCAGTCGTGA
- a CDS encoding aminoglycoside N(3)-acetyltransferase, whose amino-acid sequence MTDTADERDGLVGQLAELGLREGETVLVHAGLGGTGLDAPTLRDALLTALGADGTLVVPAFTTENSDTSTAHLRLVAGMTPTQAAAFRATMPAFDPATTPCTAMGRLAESVRTAGGAVRSAHPQTSFAALGRRAGELLSAHPLSSHLGEESPLGALYRAGARVLMINVGFSVCTAFHLAEYRTGAPLRRYACVVRGAHGPEWTEYLDVTLDDSDFEAIGAAFGWNLEQKGQLGGTVATLFSIRDAVDHAVRWMSEKRC is encoded by the coding sequence GTGACCGACACGGCCGATGAGCGGGACGGGCTCGTAGGACAGCTGGCGGAACTCGGGTTACGGGAAGGGGAGACGGTCCTCGTCCACGCCGGACTCGGCGGCACCGGTCTGGACGCCCCGACGCTGCGCGACGCCCTGCTGACGGCGCTCGGCGCGGACGGCACGCTCGTGGTGCCCGCCTTCACCACGGAGAACTCGGACACGTCCACCGCCCATCTGCGGCTGGTCGCCGGGATGACACCCACTCAGGCGGCGGCCTTCCGGGCCACGATGCCCGCCTTCGATCCCGCCACGACGCCGTGCACCGCTATGGGCCGGTTGGCCGAGTCCGTACGGACCGCCGGAGGCGCGGTGCGCAGCGCCCACCCGCAGACGTCGTTCGCCGCGCTGGGCCGGCGGGCGGGGGAACTGCTCTCGGCGCATCCCCTTTCCTCCCACCTCGGCGAGGAATCCCCGCTCGGGGCGCTCTACCGCGCCGGGGCGCGGGTATTGATGATCAATGTGGGTTTCTCCGTCTGCACCGCCTTTCATCTCGCGGAGTACCGCACGGGAGCGCCCCTGCGACGGTATGCCTGTGTGGTGCGTGGGGCGCACGGGCCGGAATGGACGGAATACCTGGACGTCACTCTGGACGACAGTGATTTCGAGGCGATCGGCGCCGCCTTCGGCTGGAATCTGGAGCAGAAGGGACAACTGGGAGGAACGGTCGCAACCTTGTTCTCGATCAGGGACGCGGTGGACCATGCGGTGAGATGGATGTCCGAAAAGCGGTGTTGA
- the fxsBH gene encoding radical SAM/SPASM protein FxsBH, inactivated beta-hydroxylase extension form: MTGPVVPFREIVLKVHSRCDLACDHCYIYEHADQSWRTRPKAISDEAIFWTALRLAEHAKKHALPSVSVILHGGEPLLAGPSRLRRICEELIAALDGVAALDLRIHTNGLQLSPRYLDLFDEFGVKVGISLDGDKAANDRHRRFADGRSSHPLVLKAVELLGQDRYRHLNLGLLCTVDVANDPVAVHDALMELDPPRIDFLLPHATWDEPPPRPDGSPTAYADWLLTVFDRWERHGRRVPVRLFASVLSTLSGGPGLTESLGLTPTDLVVVETDGALEQVDSLKTAYEGAAATGFNVFDHSFDEVASHPGVRARQLGLAGVGETCRQCPVVRSCGGGLYTHRYRSGTDFDNTSVYCTDLEALVRGIEHRTAAGSVPAAVTDDGDLRTEQHELTRLLLADLNRELDGRGGEEWARAWELAGAVDRRPGGLDDVLTHPYTRGWLLGALDALHEDLPGAALAPARRLASSVAAAVVRGGLDLPVRVTYEGGVLLLPTLGELRLTGAGPRGTAEVQPVEKGFLVRTAGGERRVARLDEPGTGWRPVRRLGRDGAPDLAIDDLDPYRDCFGVPALPRLGLAEAADWTGRLARAWGVLRGRAPEQAAAAAGSLTTLTPVADPGPALGRHGLGALGIPLHGGAGELAPLLLRGWRRARFQALLEVTDLYADDGWWSHPAPWQEAPVPVSELLAGAYERTGLRAFEPDSAEAARRALDTLDRAAELTVGGKRLLAQLWEEADRDRHGR; the protein is encoded by the coding sequence ATGACCGGACCCGTGGTCCCATTCCGCGAGATCGTACTGAAGGTCCACAGCAGATGTGATCTTGCTTGCGACCACTGCTACATCTACGAACACGCTGATCAGAGCTGGCGTACCCGCCCGAAAGCAATCTCTGACGAGGCGATTTTCTGGACAGCTCTGCGACTGGCCGAGCATGCGAAGAAACATGCCCTGCCCTCCGTGTCAGTGATCCTGCACGGAGGGGAGCCTCTGCTCGCCGGCCCCTCCCGGTTACGCCGGATCTGCGAGGAGCTCATCGCGGCCCTCGACGGCGTCGCCGCACTCGATCTGCGGATCCACACCAACGGTCTTCAGCTCAGCCCCCGCTATCTCGACCTCTTCGACGAGTTCGGGGTCAAGGTCGGCATCTCCCTCGACGGTGACAAGGCCGCCAACGACCGCCACCGCCGCTTCGCGGACGGCCGCAGCAGCCACCCCCTCGTCCTGAAGGCCGTCGAACTGCTCGGCCAGGACCGCTACCGCCATCTCAACCTCGGCCTCCTGTGCACCGTCGACGTCGCCAACGACCCGGTCGCCGTCCATGACGCTCTGATGGAGCTCGACCCCCCGCGCATCGACTTCCTGCTGCCGCACGCCACCTGGGACGAACCGCCGCCCCGGCCCGACGGCTCCCCGACCGCCTACGCGGACTGGCTCCTCACGGTCTTCGACCGCTGGGAGCGCCACGGCCGCCGCGTGCCGGTACGGCTCTTCGCCTCGGTCCTGTCCACCCTCTCCGGCGGTCCCGGCCTCACCGAGTCGCTCGGCCTCACCCCCACCGACCTCGTCGTCGTGGAGACCGACGGCGCCCTGGAGCAGGTCGACTCGCTCAAGACCGCCTACGAGGGCGCCGCGGCCACCGGGTTCAACGTCTTCGACCACTCCTTCGACGAGGTCGCCTCGCACCCGGGCGTCCGGGCCCGCCAGCTCGGCCTCGCCGGAGTCGGTGAGACCTGCCGGCAGTGCCCCGTCGTCCGCTCCTGCGGCGGCGGCCTCTACACCCACCGCTACCGCTCCGGTACGGACTTCGACAACACCTCCGTCTACTGCACGGACCTCGAGGCCCTCGTCCGCGGCATCGAGCACCGCACCGCCGCCGGCTCCGTACCGGCCGCCGTCACCGACGACGGCGACCTGCGCACCGAACAGCACGAGCTGACCCGGCTGCTCCTCGCCGACCTCAACCGGGAGCTGGACGGGCGCGGCGGCGAGGAGTGGGCCCGCGCCTGGGAGCTGGCCGGCGCCGTCGACCGCCGGCCGGGCGGCCTCGACGACGTGCTGACCCACCCGTACACCCGGGGCTGGCTGCTCGGCGCCCTGGACGCGCTGCACGAGGACCTGCCGGGCGCCGCGCTCGCGCCCGCCCGCCGGCTGGCGTCGTCGGTCGCCGCCGCCGTCGTACGCGGCGGCCTCGACCTGCCGGTGCGTGTCACGTACGAGGGCGGCGTCCTGCTGCTGCCGACCCTCGGCGAACTACGGCTGACCGGGGCCGGACCGCGGGGCACCGCGGAGGTGCAGCCGGTCGAGAAGGGCTTCCTCGTACGGACCGCCGGAGGAGAGCGGCGGGTCGCCCGGCTCGACGAACCGGGCACCGGCTGGCGGCCCGTCCGCAGACTCGGCCGCGACGGGGCACCCGATCTCGCGATCGACGACCTCGACCCCTACCGGGACTGCTTCGGCGTCCCGGCGCTGCCCCGGCTCGGCCTCGCCGAGGCCGCCGACTGGACCGGGCGGCTGGCCCGCGCCTGGGGCGTGCTGCGCGGGCGCGCACCGGAACAGGCCGCGGCCGCCGCCGGATCGCTGACCACCCTGACCCCGGTCGCCGACCCCGGGCCCGCCTTGGGACGCCACGGCCTCGGCGCCCTCGGCATCCCGCTGCACGGGGGTGCGGGGGAGTTGGCGCCCCTGCTGCTGCGCGGCTGGCGCCGGGCGCGCTTCCAGGCCCTGCTGGAGGTCACCGACCTCTATGCCGACGACGGCTGGTGGAGCCACCCGGCCCCCTGGCAGGAAGCGCCCGTTCCGGTGTCCGAGCTGCTGGCGGGGGCGTACGAGAGGACCGGCCTGCGGGCCTTCGAACCGGACAGCGCGGAAGCGGCGAGGCGGGCGCTGGACACCCTGGACCGCGCCGCGGAACTCACCGTCGGCGGGAAGCGGCTGCTGGCGCAACTGTGGGAAGAGGCGGACCGTGACCGACACGGCCGATGA
- the fxsA gene encoding FxSxx-COOH cyclophane-containing RiPP peptide, which yields MPLTEIDVRDADAAKKLGRVRPADGDRSARMSTFNSAL from the coding sequence GTGCCTCTCACCGAGATCGATGTACGTGACGCCGACGCCGCCAAGAAGCTGGGTCGTGTGCGCCCCGCCGACGGCGACCGTTCCGCACGGATGTCCACCTTCAACTCCGCGCTCTAG
- a CDS encoding DUF4231 domain-containing protein, whose product MVFRNADLPVLFHRTDETAISRQRQAINGTRLQLLLLVLGSALAALPWRGRIGDSFQLVGLLGALAYAGVLVVSFRGSRNRAKSHWQLNRSAAEFIRSMCWRYAVHGAPFDSNSPDADRLFVERLEEGLQELRKVGWVDPRENGESAASAELITTPMRLLREKAFSVRKETYVRDRLIEQRNWYHRRAEISRRATALWTVTIGLLTVLALLFGTLRTFSVTDSAEPAGLLSAAAAACLAWSEIRRHQPLIAAHSLVEEDLAAIHIAMETSVTEQQWPSAVYETERIVSPQHTDWLVQHRS is encoded by the coding sequence ATGGTCTTTCGAAACGCTGATCTGCCGGTTCTCTTCCACCGCACGGACGAGACGGCCATCTCACGCCAGCGGCAGGCGATCAACGGCACCCGGCTGCAGCTGCTCCTCCTGGTCCTGGGCTCCGCGCTGGCAGCGCTGCCGTGGCGGGGCAGGATCGGCGACTCCTTCCAACTCGTCGGCCTCCTGGGCGCGTTGGCGTACGCCGGGGTACTCGTCGTCAGCTTCCGCGGATCTCGCAACCGAGCAAAGTCGCACTGGCAACTCAACCGCTCCGCAGCCGAGTTCATCCGCTCGATGTGCTGGCGCTACGCCGTGCACGGCGCCCCGTTCGACTCCAACTCCCCCGATGCGGACCGGCTGTTCGTCGAGCGACTGGAAGAGGGACTGCAGGAGTTACGGAAGGTCGGCTGGGTGGACCCGCGGGAGAACGGTGAGAGCGCGGCCTCCGCCGAGCTCATCACCACGCCGATGCGGCTGCTGCGGGAGAAGGCCTTCAGCGTACGCAAGGAGACGTACGTACGGGACCGGCTCATCGAGCAGCGCAACTGGTACCACAGGCGGGCCGAGATCTCCCGGCGGGCCACCGCGCTGTGGACGGTCACGATCGGACTGCTCACCGTGCTCGCCCTGCTGTTCGGGACGCTGCGCACGTTCTCGGTCACCGATTCGGCCGAGCCGGCCGGGCTGCTGTCCGCCGCCGCGGCGGCCTGTCTGGCCTGGAGCGAGATCCGCCGCCATCAGCCGCTGATCGCGGCCCACTCGCTGGTGGAGGAGGATCTGGCGGCGATCCACATCGCGATGGAGACCTCCGTGACGGAACAGCAGTGGCCGTCCGCGGTGTACGAGACCGAGCGGATCGTCTCGCCGCAGCACACGGACTGGCTGGTCCAGCACCGGAGTTGA